The following proteins come from a genomic window of Pyxidicoccus sp. MSG2:
- a CDS encoding LVIVD repeat-containing protein, which translates to MSPLPRFPLAVFLSALHVLAVLSGCDDPPRPAPDAGTLPGEDAGTPWDGGYTVLEEWGDSMEDPGALAPCAFLPEPGSTSPACPEPSQFDLSACDRATLGTVPEDGIYQVRMRYEEGPVTSFSFQFRSDGGPDTGLGTPLTSKQKDGQSLFLAQHTLRADGGSTRVLFAGCEARTPGRFTGCQARCVNGVVRSSATFEAVRMSWREGEAESSGGLQRVSESSVAQGMPVDVYVTKEHAYVVSVSTSARSGKAGGLTVFDVKDRRHPVLKKVISLPEENYWNGVWAKGDALYVASNATGVVVFDITDPANPAFVRTVPAGAAPLDIHTVLVDGDRLYGMAPPPESSTFVFDVSQPLAPVLRQRIQLPLIDSYDGPHDAFAYGGRLYVNHTAAGYHVVDVSNLEDVKLLGTYPYANSYSHHNAVGTFAGRTIAFEGGEGSGASLRVLDVTDPAHIVKIGQYKLRDVTSIHNMLLVGTRLYVAWYHEGVRVLDVSNPTKPREVAHFNTYRETDPERTDSGAEGAIGIRVPGDGYVYVVDTSRGLLIFDEP; encoded by the coding sequence ATGTCACCCTTGCCGCGCTTTCCCCTGGCCGTGTTCCTCAGCGCACTGCACGTGCTGGCAGTGCTCTCCGGGTGCGATGACCCACCGCGTCCCGCTCCCGATGCCGGGACCCTACCTGGCGAGGATGCGGGCACACCGTGGGATGGCGGCTACACCGTGCTGGAGGAGTGGGGCGACTCCATGGAGGACCCGGGCGCGCTGGCCCCGTGCGCCTTCCTGCCCGAGCCCGGTAGTACCTCCCCGGCATGCCCCGAGCCCTCCCAGTTCGACCTGTCCGCGTGCGACCGCGCAACCCTGGGCACTGTGCCAGAGGATGGCATCTACCAGGTGAGGATGCGCTACGAGGAGGGGCCCGTCACCAGCTTCTCCTTCCAGTTCCGCTCGGACGGCGGTCCCGATACCGGGCTGGGCACGCCCCTCACGTCGAAGCAGAAGGATGGGCAGAGCCTCTTCCTGGCACAGCACACCCTGCGAGCCGATGGTGGCTCGACTCGCGTGCTCTTCGCAGGGTGCGAGGCCCGGACGCCGGGGCGGTTCACCGGCTGCCAGGCCCGCTGCGTCAACGGTGTCGTCCGCTCGAGCGCCACGTTCGAGGCGGTCCGGATGTCGTGGCGGGAAGGAGAGGCCGAGTCCTCGGGTGGGCTCCAGCGCGTCTCCGAGTCCTCCGTGGCGCAGGGCATGCCCGTGGACGTCTACGTCACGAAGGAGCATGCCTACGTCGTCTCCGTCAGCACCTCCGCGCGTTCCGGCAAGGCGGGCGGCCTCACCGTCTTCGACGTGAAGGACCGGAGGCACCCGGTGCTGAAGAAGGTCATCAGCCTGCCGGAGGAGAATTACTGGAACGGCGTCTGGGCGAAGGGAGACGCGCTCTATGTGGCCAGCAATGCCACCGGAGTGGTCGTGTTCGACATCACCGACCCGGCCAATCCCGCCTTCGTGCGGACGGTGCCTGCTGGCGCCGCGCCGCTCGACATCCACACCGTGCTCGTGGACGGAGACCGGCTCTATGGCATGGCGCCCCCGCCCGAGAGCTCCACGTTCGTCTTCGACGTCTCCCAGCCGCTCGCGCCCGTGCTGCGGCAGCGCATCCAGCTCCCGCTCATCGACTCGTACGACGGGCCGCATGATGCCTTCGCGTACGGAGGCCGGCTCTACGTCAACCACACCGCGGCCGGCTACCACGTCGTCGACGTCAGCAACCTCGAGGACGTGAAGCTGCTGGGGACCTACCCGTATGCCAACAGCTACAGCCATCACAATGCCGTGGGCACCTTCGCGGGCCGCACCATCGCCTTCGAGGGCGGAGAGGGCTCCGGCGCCTCTCTTCGCGTGCTGGACGTCACCGACCCCGCCCACATCGTGAAGATTGGCCAGTACAAGCTGCGGGACGTCACCTCCATCCACAACATGCTGCTGGTGGGCACGCGGCTGTACGTCGCCTGGTATCACGAGGGCGTGCGCGTGCTGGACGTGTCCAACCCCACGAAGCCGCGCGAGGTGGCGCACTTCAACACCTACCGCGAGACGGACCCCGAGCGCACGGACAGCGGGGCCGAGGGCGCCATCGGCATCCGCGTGCCCGGGGACGGGTACGTGTACGTCGTGGACACGTCGCGCGGACTGCTCATCTTCGACGAGCCCTGA
- a CDS encoding aldo/keto reductase produces MTTAVAVTSQDFTHRHVPVFGKPVHRLGLAANYGIDEAGMRAAFERGLNYVYWTPTARKMTRVLRESLKPHRERFVVAACTTLGWFPGQVRRSCERALKVLGTDYLDLFQLSWLGTTSAWTPGTVDVLMKLKEEGKVRALGVSIHDRERAGRLAEDSPLDLLMIRYNAAHPGAERDIFPHLARRKPAVIAYTATSWRRLLKRPRGWDGPVPTAGDCYRFCLSNAHVDVVLTGPANTAQLDDNLAALERGPMSAQELQWMRDFGRVVHG; encoded by the coding sequence ATGACGACCGCTGTCGCAGTCACCTCGCAGGACTTCACGCACCGCCACGTCCCCGTCTTCGGCAAGCCCGTGCATCGGCTGGGTCTGGCCGCCAACTACGGCATCGACGAGGCCGGGATGCGCGCCGCCTTCGAGCGCGGCCTCAACTACGTCTACTGGACGCCCACCGCGCGCAAGATGACGCGTGTGCTCCGCGAGTCCCTCAAGCCGCACCGCGAGCGCTTCGTCGTCGCCGCCTGCACCACCCTCGGCTGGTTCCCGGGCCAGGTGCGTCGGAGCTGCGAGCGCGCCCTCAAGGTGCTCGGCACGGACTACCTGGACCTCTTCCAGCTCTCCTGGCTCGGCACCACCAGCGCGTGGACTCCGGGCACGGTGGATGTGCTGATGAAGCTCAAGGAGGAAGGCAAGGTCCGCGCCCTCGGCGTCTCCATCCATGACCGGGAGCGCGCCGGACGGCTCGCGGAGGACTCGCCGCTCGACTTGCTGATGATTCGCTACAACGCCGCCCACCCCGGCGCCGAGCGCGACATCTTCCCGCACCTGGCCCGCCGCAAGCCCGCCGTCATCGCGTACACCGCCACGAGCTGGCGCCGCCTCCTCAAGCGCCCGCGCGGCTGGGACGGCCCCGTCCCCACCGCCGGAGACTGCTACCGCTTCTGCCTCTCCAACGCGCACGTGGACGTGGTCCTCACCGGCCCCGCCAACACCGCCCAGCTCGACGACAACCTCGCCGCCCTGGAGCGCGGCCCCATGTCCGCGCAGGAGCTCCAGTGGATGCGCGACTTCGGCCGCGTCGTCCACGGCTGA
- a CDS encoding serine/threonine protein kinase yields the protein MERRGWGAYGAVYRAFRVEGVPGPVALKLALHPGDERFAREGELLSRIRHPSVPRLVARGSWRQPGDILSTPYIAMEWIEGVSLYEWARVQCPSSRQVLHALASLARALEATHAAGGVHRDVKGDNVLVSAADGQVFLTDFGSGHYLGAATLTSPPFPPGTPHYRSPEAWRSVRLPFQASAPPYAPGPADDVFALGMTAYRLVTDDYPPTPAPMDEESHIWRPEGPGPRPLHAVNVRCCEELSGLVCRMISVHPEARGSARELAEALEQAARRAGPKADVPLFAREEPQPVDARGAPRHVVPRAAGHTARSWLTAASLGGAVVLGAAWLLSAHPGEEAAQGHASAPEDEKDGGTVAVGDTALTAPVSPRAPSAWSAISVDVPPRPLPGQQRVDTSGRCPSRTQVPINGGCWTKLAVSMKDCDASFNYYEYKGACYGPALPPARPSTSGPAEHSEYDTP from the coding sequence ATGGAGCGGCGTGGCTGGGGAGCCTACGGTGCTGTCTACCGCGCCTTCCGGGTGGAGGGCGTCCCCGGGCCCGTGGCGCTCAAGCTGGCCCTGCACCCCGGAGATGAGCGCTTCGCGCGAGAGGGAGAGTTGCTCTCGCGAATCCGGCACCCGAGCGTCCCGCGCCTCGTGGCCCGGGGGAGCTGGCGGCAGCCGGGGGACATCCTCTCCACCCCCTACATCGCGATGGAGTGGATTGAGGGCGTGTCCCTGTACGAATGGGCGCGCGTGCAATGCCCCAGCTCCCGACAGGTGCTCCACGCCCTCGCCAGCCTCGCTCGGGCCCTGGAGGCCACGCATGCCGCAGGCGGCGTCCACAGAGATGTGAAGGGTGACAACGTGCTCGTGAGCGCCGCGGACGGCCAGGTCTTCCTGACCGACTTCGGCTCCGGGCACTACCTGGGTGCCGCCACGCTGACGTCACCGCCGTTCCCGCCCGGGACACCGCACTATCGTTCGCCGGAGGCCTGGCGCTCCGTGCGGCTCCCCTTCCAGGCGTCGGCCCCGCCCTACGCGCCCGGACCGGCGGATGATGTCTTCGCACTGGGGATGACGGCCTACCGGTTGGTGACCGACGACTACCCTCCCACGCCCGCCCCGATGGACGAGGAATCCCATATCTGGAGACCGGAGGGCCCTGGCCCGCGACCTCTACACGCCGTCAACGTCCGCTGCTGTGAGGAATTGAGCGGGCTCGTGTGCCGGATGATCTCCGTACACCCCGAAGCGCGTGGCAGCGCCCGCGAGCTGGCCGAGGCGCTGGAGCAGGCCGCGCGGAGAGCGGGGCCCAAGGCAGACGTGCCGCTCTTCGCGCGGGAGGAACCCCAGCCCGTGGATGCAAGGGGCGCCCCCCGACACGTCGTGCCTCGGGCGGCGGGGCACACCGCGCGGTCCTGGCTCACGGCAGCCAGCCTGGGAGGAGCCGTGGTGCTTGGAGCCGCATGGCTGCTGAGCGCGCATCCTGGAGAGGAGGCAGCGCAAGGACACGCGTCAGCGCCTGAGGACGAGAAGGATGGCGGCACCGTGGCCGTCGGAGATACCGCGCTGACGGCCCCGGTGTCTCCTCGGGCACCGTCCGCGTGGTCGGCCATCAGTGTGGATGTTCCCCCCAGGCCCCTTCCGGGACAGCAACGGGTGGATACCTCCGGCCGATGTCCCAGCAGGACGCAGGTTCCCATCAACGGTGGGTGCTGGACGAAGCTGGCCGTGAGCATGAAGGACTGTGACGCGAGCTTTAACTATTACGAGTACAAAGGCGCGTGTTACGGGCCCGCCCTCCCGCCGGCTCGGCCTTCCACCTCAGGGCCCGCGGAGCACTCCGAGTACGACACCCCATAG
- a CDS encoding PQQ-dependent sugar dehydrogenase has protein sequence MTGRSFSLPQRLGLVAALCASALVACSDKPSTESDAGTSDAGTSLKNSCLGPSSANVANARLPAGYCAWTWATAADPRGLIVAPNGDVLVVERTAGRIAALYDSNGDGVSDSSERATLVEVSGLNHGITLHDGYLYASSATRVLRWPFATGTRAALSGQEAVVTGIPSGGHATRTIIFDAEGRLYVSVGSAANVDNDSTRARIRRFTAAQVQAGNVAFTDGEVFADGLRNEVGLRFDGQGRLWGVENGRDNLNRADLGGDIHTDNPAEELNLFAEAGRFYGYPYCFSEFLLPSGVGMGPKTQWADPGFMNDGTHSDAWCRDVNNVVPPMLAMPAHVAPLDIVFYDGASFPPEVVDDAFVSFHGSWNRQPAQGYEVVRVVFENGSPVRYEPFFEFNSASDTAASWPHRPVGLGVGPNGELFVSSDASGRIIAIGYQR, from the coding sequence ATGACTGGAAGATCCTTCTCCCTCCCGCAACGACTTGGGCTCGTCGCAGCGCTCTGTGCCTCTGCCCTCGTGGCCTGTTCAGACAAGCCCTCCACCGAGAGCGATGCCGGCACTTCCGATGCTGGGACTTCTCTCAAGAACAGCTGCCTGGGGCCTTCGAGCGCCAACGTGGCCAATGCGAGGTTGCCAGCGGGGTACTGTGCATGGACCTGGGCGACCGCTGCTGATCCGCGAGGGTTGATCGTCGCTCCGAACGGAGACGTTCTGGTGGTCGAGCGCACCGCGGGTCGAATCGCCGCGCTCTACGATTCGAACGGTGACGGCGTTTCGGATTCGTCCGAACGGGCGACGCTGGTCGAGGTCAGCGGGCTCAACCATGGCATCACACTGCACGACGGATATCTCTATGCCTCTTCCGCGACGCGCGTCCTGCGTTGGCCGTTCGCAACCGGCACGAGAGCAGCGCTTAGCGGCCAGGAAGCAGTGGTGACCGGCATCCCTTCGGGCGGCCATGCCACCCGGACGATCATCTTCGACGCCGAAGGCCGCCTCTACGTGAGCGTCGGTTCAGCCGCGAACGTGGACAACGATTCGACGCGCGCTCGCATTCGTCGCTTCACCGCGGCCCAGGTTCAGGCGGGCAACGTGGCTTTCACGGACGGCGAGGTGTTTGCCGATGGCCTTCGAAACGAAGTGGGCCTGCGTTTCGACGGCCAGGGCCGGCTGTGGGGTGTGGAAAACGGGCGAGACAATCTCAACCGTGCCGACCTCGGGGGCGACATCCACACCGACAATCCCGCTGAAGAGCTGAACCTCTTCGCCGAAGCCGGGCGGTTCTATGGCTACCCCTATTGCTTCAGTGAGTTTCTGCTTCCGTCGGGTGTGGGAATGGGCCCGAAGACGCAGTGGGCGGATCCGGGCTTCATGAATGATGGCACCCACTCCGATGCGTGGTGCCGCGACGTCAACAATGTGGTGCCTCCGATGCTGGCGATGCCCGCTCACGTTGCGCCGCTCGACATCGTCTTCTACGACGGCGCGTCCTTCCCGCCCGAGGTGGTCGACGACGCCTTCGTCAGCTTCCACGGTTCCTGGAATCGACAGCCCGCCCAGGGCTACGAGGTGGTGCGGGTGGTGTTCGAGAACGGGTCGCCGGTTCGCTACGAGCCGTTCTTCGAGTTCAACAGCGCCAGCGACACCGCAGCCAGCTGGCCGCATCGGCCGGTGGGGTTGGGTGTGGGCCCCAATGGCGAGTTGTTTGTGAGCAGCGACGCGTCAGGCCGAATCATCGCAATCGGCTACCAGCGATAA
- a CDS encoding DUF7710 domain-containing protein: MLHELADVWVFCGAGARFPSGVFRARSSAEDWIGRYRLSGTLTKYPLDEGVYDWAVRGGFFEPKRAEHSSATFVQGFSSASQEHYHYSDGVLD; this comes from the coding sequence ATGCTCCATGAACTCGCTGACGTATGGGTATTCTGTGGTGCTGGAGCACGTTTCCCTTCGGGGGTCTTTCGTGCTCGTAGCTCCGCGGAGGATTGGATTGGCCGTTATCGCCTGTCAGGTACCTTGACGAAATACCCTCTTGACGAGGGCGTGTACGACTGGGCCGTGCGCGGAGGCTTTTTCGAGCCCAAGCGAGCAGAACACTCCTCTGCCACTTTCGTGCAGGGATTCTCTTCGGCCAGTCAAGAGCACTACCACTATAGCGATGGAGTGTTGGACTGA